In Papaver somniferum cultivar HN1 chromosome 1, ASM357369v1, whole genome shotgun sequence, a genomic segment contains:
- the LOC113283921 gene encoding monooxygenase 3-like, giving the protein MENVVMREEVVIVGGGVAGLATALALKRVGVKSLVLERANELRIIGGSLTLFPNAWIALEALGVAHKLTAVYKPFKRGEVTNVANGVTQEILFTTDEGEEWLARGPRSVHRRALLEAML; this is encoded by the exons ATGGAAAATGTTGTGATGAGAGAAGAAGTAGTGATAGTAGGAGGAGGAGTTGCAGGTTTAGCAACAGCATTAGCATTAAAGAGAGTTGGAGTCAAGAGTTTAGTGTTGGAGAGAGCTAATGAGCTGAGAATCATTGGTGGTTCTTTAACTCTTTTCCCAAATGCTTGGATTGCTCTTGAAGCACTTGGTGTTGCTCACAAACTTACTGCCGTCTACAAACCTTTCAAAAG GGGAGAAGTTACGAATGTTGCAAATGGAGTTACCCAAGAGATTCTGTTTACAACTGATGAAGG GGAAGAGTGGTTGGCAAGAGGACCTAGGTCTGTGCATAGGAGAGCCTTACTTGAAGCTATGTTATAG